The nucleotide window TCAGTTGTGGCTTTGTCAGGCAGGCAAAGGCCACCTCGGCAATATCTTCGGCGTCGACAAAAGGTTCAGGGATATCGCAGCCAGGGAGGGCAACCTGGCCGTTCATAATGCTTTCAATCAGAAAACCTTCACTGAAATTCTGGTCAAACCAACTGGCGCGCACTACGTTCCAGTTCAGACCACTATTGATCAGCAGCTGTTCTGCTTGCTGTGCGCCATCTTCACCGCGACCTGAGAGCAGTACAATATGGTGAATGCCTGCTTCTCTGGCCAAACGAATGAAGTTCGAAATCGCCTGACGGGCAGGGGGGATAGCAAGATCGGGCTGAAAACAGACATAGGCTGACTGGCAACCCTGCATCGCTTCAGGCCACCCTTCGGGGGATTGCCAGTCAAAGGCGGGAAGTGTTGAACGGGATACTGCGCGGGTCTGATAACCTGCACGTTGCAACTGAGCGTTTACTCTGCGCCCGGTTTTACCATGTTTACCAATGATTAGTGTGGTATGGGGGTTCATCGGATTGTTCCTTTTAAGTATTTGGGTTTCAGCTTGTGTTTTAATCAACACTGACAGTATTGTGTAATTTGGATGGATATTTAATGCTTTTTTGGCTATATAAATTGATTATTCGTCCAGGCTTGGTCCTTGGGATTTACCCTTAGACTCAGGCCGTTCTTAGGAGGCCACCATGGATATCCCTTCAATATTGTTCCCCGAGGCTAATGATCCTTTAGGAGGAGCGCTGCACCAGTTGCGTCTGAATGGCAGCCTTTACTGTCGCTCGGAGCTGAGTGGTGACTGGTCGCTGGAGATGCCGCGACTGCCCGGGAA belongs to Amphritea atlantica and includes:
- a CDS encoding NAD(P)H-binding protein, with the protein product MNPHTTLIIGKHGKTGRRVNAQLQRAGYQTRAVSRSTLPAFDWQSPEGWPEAMQGCQSAYVCFQPDLAIPPARQAISNFIRLAREAGIHHIVLLSGRGEDGAQQAEQLLINSGLNWNVVRASWFDQNFSEGFLIESIMNGQVALPGCDIPEPFVDAEDIAEVAFACLTKPQLNNQLFEVTGPELLTFSDCVGIISCAIQRPVNFVPITITQFLQALRHQGLADDELWLMNELFTVVMDGRNSHTTQGVEQALGRQPGSFRDYVLRTVASGAWAHAKETS